AACAATAAAATCAGTGTCACCACACTACCAGCTATTAAAAGCCATTCGAAATAGGTAcgttttaaatttagatttgaAGAGTGGGAGCTTATTCCAGAGCCCGGTTGCACCAACTGAAAAGGCTTGGTCACCCTAATGTTTAAACTTTGAGATGGCACTTCTAGCTTCCTTTAAGCAGTTACCAGTGttatacacagacacaaacactagTATGTGTCGTGGCTCTATCAGTCAAAATCTATGTCAAGTACGGTAACGTTAGAGACATGACAGCATCTTAAGACTTTTTTCTATCTCTAGTTACGTGTGTCACATTGAACTGACACAACTGGCTTCATAACCTTGTTGACAGCAACGGACCTTGCATAAGAGTTCACATAAACACCTTCTAAACCAGTTGGTTAAAGTTATCTGACTTTCACGGAAGAAGTATGCCCGTTATCAAAAACTACTGTGTTAAATCGGTCAACTCACTTCCTTGACAAACTTCAAAATACAAAGCTAGCGACAGCTAAGTCGGTACGTGTTAGCTAAGTCCACAGATGCAGCGAGCCATTGGCACATAATGGGACCGTAACGTTAGCAATGTGCTAGCTGCTAGCACTGTTAGCATTGGTAGCTGACAGCGCGGCCGTTAAAGATGAAAGTGAAAACGTTTTAGGATTTCTTCACATTAAACAAAGCAGATATGTCACTTAAAGGCTTAGGATTTCGCCAGTCTCGTTAAACAACCAATTAATAGCCGCAGCGAGTTGCCTAACAAAGCTTGTGTGAATGCTAGCTAGCGAGCTTGTCATCCAGTATAAACTGTGTACAAACAGTTAATGGGGGAGAAATGTCAGGTAACGTCAAATTCAGTGATCCAGCCTGCTGCTTCACACCGTGTCTGTGGCCATGCTGCTATAGGAATTTCAGCTTAGCGAGACAGGTAGACAAAGGCGGGTATCAATCCTACCGGCTGGCTCGATAAGTCGAGACTGAGCATCACCATCATGTTAAAGGATACTCTTTGTTCCTGAAGGCCTCCTTGGTGTGCTCGATGATGTAGACCTCCTCTCCCGGGCCTGGTGGCTCGGCTAGCGGCTTAGCCAGTGGGTATGGTTTCCGGCCCAGAAGCGGTGCCATTTCAAAATCGGAGATGGCACACGTGCCCGAGGTACAATTAGATGTTCTAGTGTCCGACTAGTGCAGTAATACACAATGGTATGTCCTTAGCATCTATCCAAGTGAGCGAAATATCAACGCCGATTGATAGCACGTCTTAGGCTACCGCCGGCAGGCCCGGCACTCAACGTGGAGCAGACTAGCTAGCAGGCTGGGTCGCTATCTCGTTGCAAAACAATAATAGAGCGCTTCTTTCCGCCGGCCTCATCGCACCATTCTTCACTCCTCTAAAAGCGCTTTCATGCCCGTTTTAGGGATGCTCCGGTGTGTAAAACTCGCTTGCCTGACTTCTCTCCCGGGATAGTTGGTGAACTTTTAGCTCCTTTGGATGAGCACGAAAGGATGCAATCCACACCGAAATTAAACTCGCGGCAACAAGCTCAATTCAGCAGGAGGTCTGGCGCGCTGAACAGTTCCGACCAAGTCTTCGCAAATTAGGCCGGTTCCCGTTTAAGCTGCATCTGCTGTGCGCGACTGCCGTCAAAACTTCTCGTTATCAGGTAACGGCGTTAGCGTGTGTTAGGAGAAAGTAACTTGTATCACTCAAGAGGTTAATTTCTGGTCGAAATGGCGGGAGTTTCTAGTCCACCGGCAAAATTCCGTACACCCTCAGAACTCCGTTTCCCCGGCAGCAAGCCGCGTCGCGTGAAGGTCCCGCCCTTACTTTACGATGATTGGCTGGCTCTGTGAAGCGGCCTCGCCgatgtgtatttaaagcctCACATTGGCTAAAACCGCTTGTCTATCGTCACTAACAACGAAACCACGCCCGCTTAGAATATCAACCAGACGCTCGAAGGAGCTAGTAacaaaaatgtacaatgtacaggCTATTTAACTCATAAATACAAATCGATTTATATTGTtgtatcgtgtgtgtgtgtatatttacatatatttaaaccAATATGCTAATAATAAGGACAACAATAATATGCTAATAATGATCAAATTTTAAACCCATTGTCTGGGATCCATTTTAGACAGGCCTGAATAAACAATAGGTTTAGGCAATGATGAATAAATTATCGCCTAACAGTATCaatgatttgaaatgaaaagtagCATTTATTATGGTTTACAAATATGTTTCAGTTATAAACAAGGgcaaattatattatatagctttaaaaaaatcttgcaTGTGATGAGCCAAAAGAAAACTTGTTCCAGAAAGGTTTTTCATTCACATTGGCACAACTAAACATCAGTCCGCGTCAAGCTACACATGTAACACCTGTTAAAAATGTCGAGTAAACTTTCAAACAACGCAAAACAAAGCAATATCCTATGGAGACATGCAAAAGTCCAACTGCATAAAGAGTAAGTCAGAAACAGATTCCAGAAATATAGCCATTTACAGCACATAACAACGGTAGGGAAATCCTCTCCGTTCTTCTCAGGGATCTCAAAGTTTTGAAAGAGCTTTAAAACTGcagtaaatactttttttttgtcattagcTGAAATGTAATGAATAATATCTGCATACACATGTAATCAGAACCAAAAAATATTGAAAGCTTAGCTAATTTTACAACAGCTGAGGACAGGTATCGTGTgcattttaacaaattaattttaaataagcTATCTCAGAACAGCATTTTCTCCTGTGCAGATCTTCTTTAAAGGAGGTGCTCCTGATTCATCCAGTTCTTCCTGAAGAACAAAAAGGACCAAATTAGGATAATGTTTGACATTATATTCTTGCAACAGACCCAAACAAATTGTTAGAGAGAATGTGTGCAGTCTTCCGCAACCcatatttttaaagtaaacctGTGTGTCTGGAGTGCTCCGCCTAACAGATCCTGATGACAGAAGGTCCTCCTTGATGAGAGTAGGTGGCTCATCTGCCGCCTCCTGTCCTGAATGAACTGGCTCTGCATTAGACATGGAGTTACACCCAGTTCATTGGTACACTAGTGACATTGAATATATTCTAACagaacagtcctgcactaaatgaAGGTTATGGGATTCAGCATTAGTAATAACAGAGAGTTGtagattcaactgtgtttttattgtggaggctgtggtttgtagaactATGGAATTGTACTGTAAGTaatactgtattgtattgtaagtTATACTGACACGTTTCTATTTATTTGGCAACCCTGTCAGTgagctaggctaaataacagaaatccCTTTGTCTTTAATTCAGTCcattttaacagcaccacaaactacatcctgcaaaacaacataaacttgaaagaggaaagaggaattAATACAGGACTGTTAGAATACACTTAACCaatgtacctaatgttttgacaACTGAATGAAAGTCCTTATCAATGCAGCTACGACACTtatttatcattgttattacttatcaaatacaaataattaaataaagataGGACACTGTCACATAAATCTGTGAGTGCAGTTCAGAAAGCCATCCTCATACCATCTACACTCTCCTGGCCAAGCATTGGCGGCTGGGAGTCTTCAGTCCGGAGGCTGGAGGTATGTGGAGGGCTGACTTGCTGCGAGCtggaggtgctgctgctgttgtccaTTTTAGGCTGGTATACGTCCGACAGAAAGCTCTGGTTGCTGTTTTCATCTGAGGCAGAGGACTGTTTGTTAAATCACgtcactgtttctcttctcttttgacACACAGgcatcaacatttatttatgtatattttaaaaccacaaaactCACCGGTGAAATCCAATAAagagtttgtgttttccaggacCACATCTTTCAACCCTCTAACATCTCCACCTGTGGATTTGGTGCGATATATCTAATAACACAAAATGGATTGTCAAATTCATGAGCGTGGGATGGAGATTACAGCAAACgtacatgaaaaaaacaaggcCCACACCTGCTTAGTTTCTGTTACTGGCACCCACTTGAATATGCGTAAGGATGTGTCTCCAACTGTTACCCATTTCTTCTCCCTGGGGGGATCAAATTAGTAGATTATTTTCGGAGAAAAACCCAGCCTATGTCTCATAATCTCGCAATAATCTGTAACATGACATAAATGCATGTCCTCTCTTTCCATAGCACAGATGACAGCTAATCAAATACCCCTTTACAGCCATAGCATACACTACAGGAGCACGTAAAAAACACGAGAGTCCGTCCGAAGGGTTTTAGTCATTTCATTGTAATGTGACTAACAGGACAATCGTGTAAATTACAGCCCGCCATCCGCATGTGAGGCTGGAGCCATATTGACAGCACTCGGCGGAAAAACTCGACTTGCCCCGCCCCTCCTGTCAAACTAGGGCGCCGATTGGTCAACAGCCTTGTCAATCATGTAACTTTTCCGACTGAAGTTTGTTGAGCGACGCAGCAGATAATCAGACTGCGGTCGACTAATACATTTCCCACCATATTGTGTCCCGGACAGCTTACATACCATTTGCGCACTTTCTCGATGGCGGCCAGCACCTTTTTAATGTCATCTTTAGCCCGACTTCGGGTCTCAGCGCGGCCTGATCGTCCCGACATCTTGATGGTGTTATGATTCATCTACAGATGCATCTGAAAACTTCAAGACCAAGCCCCAGTCCTCCGTTACAGTGGCGATCTCGCGAGATTTCAGAGTCaccgttttttttccctctctccttttttgGCTTCATCCTCCTCAGTATGTTCAACACTGATACGGTGGACACTCctgatttatctttatttatttattcattcatcaggaatgatttaaagtttttatttagcGCATCGTTTACTCAAATATTACATTCAAATATTAAATTCTGAAACACAATTTTACttataatttgacattttatgcCACCTTATCaacaattgtgtattttaagatAGACAAAATCTTCCTTTGTGAGGTGTAGCTGGGAGTTATTTCCAGATTAACGTTTTGCTCAGGGTTGTAGtgctttgcaaaaaaataaatccgaCAAATCctgcaacattttttgtttgtgtccctATTAATGATCACTCAAACGGATTTACTTAAATTATTGTTTATGCACCAgagaattaaaatatttcacaaatgaaGAGCAGactagaaaataaatcaatagcGACTTTCTTGACCAGTTTGTTAATTTCCCAAATTAGAAAACTCAAAAGACCAGttattctgttttatatatatttttatttttttatttttttttttaattttaggtaTACCACATcaagaatcttcacagacacattcaaTTTTAACTTTATGTTGTTGAAAATGTCTGAATCAGTTGCAAGTTTTTAAGAAGGAGCATATTAAGTACATGTATTCATTAATGCATCTATACCTAATGGAAATTTTTAATGTATGACTTTTGATGCTGTATTTTTACATTGTGGTTTTACCTTTGGACCATTTCTATTATTTGTAAGTGCCAGAATAAAAACGCCAAGCTAATcttctaaaacaacaacaacaaaaaataacattttcttgaCAAAAGCTTGGCTAAATCTATATTCGTATTCCCACGTTTGACCAACAGAGTGCAGCgttgagccaatcagagcaaacAGGTTCCCAAACAGGCATCAGAGACTATGAGTAATAGTTGGAACTGTGTTGCAATTTAGATATATTGATGTGATAGGGATCATTGCTGGTAAACAATAcctttttttacttctttgcTTGCAGGAAATGCTGTCTTTAAACACCTACGTGCCATTCAACTAAATCTGATCCAAGTGGACTGTGTGGTTCATTGATGTGGTTTTCTATTAATGGTAGTCTATTGTCAAGATGTGTTTGGAGTGAAGGATGTGAAACAAAGAAGTAACTGGGATTGTTTCTGTGTGAGACATTCCACTGACTGTggtcagtctttttttattattattattattttacttcacaTGGTGCTTTTACATTTCTTAATCAGTTGAGTAAGACTGATGGTTAATATTGTGCTCAACGTTCCCCAAAATGATCCATCAAAGCTCAAGGGACATTTCCTGTAAAGATGTACATGTAGGCCTACATATAGGTCTAGTTTGACAGTAATATGATAAGACTTCTAAGACATATTTGCACAATTGTATAATAAAAAAGCACCACACTACAGAGACACAATCTCGACATATTACTGTGGGGAAGTCTGTGGGGACTCTGCTAGAGCTTCAGCCAGTGGATGATGACGGTGGGAGGAGTCAGAGATAGTTGCCagagaaaatatccaaataaCAGCAACATATATCAGCATGCAGCAGAAAGGTGTCATGACATTttacacacaacagcagcttccTGTGAGGACACTGTGTGTAAAGGCTGTACACAGTGGTGGGAGGGTTTTGTGCAGCAATGGTGGAGAATTGTTTGTGGATAAACACAGTTCTGTAAATGTCCACAGGATTGACAGTGAAGTTACACAGGGCCGACTAAGAACTTAACAtagaaaatactgtataaaaaaaattaatacagaaaacttcaaacttaaacttaaaaattataaaattattttacagttattgTGAATAAAACATAGATTCATAATTTTAGGGGAGATCTCTTATAGTGCATGTTTTTATGACTGagaaaaaatctaataatattGGTATATCGTCATATATTGTACACATAGAATCAGAAACACAATAATgaaacacatgttcacacatgaGGAATCAGCTATGGTGATAACATTTATagcaataaaaatgcacattgacaaaatgaacatatatatacatatatatatatatataaacagaatACTACCCTTACCAAAgaagaaaccagaagaaaagaTATTCTAAAGAAATACATGGTTGTAACTATCAAATGAAGTGGATTGCATTCACAAATATTCCTAagcaaattattaatattatttaagattttaataaaaaaaaatagatgaacaGTAATGGGAAATTTGACAAAAGGCGAAGAGTCAAAAAGTTAATAGTGATATCTGCTATTTAGCTGAAAAGAGACAACATCATTCtatcctttgtctctccttttggactgaacagaccctgcagactctTAGCAGGCAACACCGATggacaaaccttttttttagaaaacaaaacagaccaaaaaacaaacaaacaaaaaaaacgtttttttcaATTCTTATTATTAGGGTTTCTGGGACAAAGTAAGGGGCTACACAcgcccttttctttctttctttctttctttctttctttctttctttctttctttctttctttctttctttttttaatgttttccccTCACGTTATGTTGGTTTTAATTTGGAAGGGGAAAGAGGAAGCGTCCTGTTGCTGTGTGCTGGCTTTCCTCTGGTGCTCTGAGGCCGTTCACTCCTGTCATTGACTGGCCCGGACACAGAGAGGCCGAACGCTCCAGTGAACGGGGCGACTAGTCCAGCGCAGCATGGACGGCTGCCCGCCATAGTTAGTGCAGCTTTTATGCTTAGTTTTTTCTACTGCCTGTCGCCGCCTCATCGGCGGaaagggatattttttttcgctggtgtgttttttttctgtcacagaCGACAATGGATCGAGTGAAAAGCTCCATGCAGCAAGTCCCTAACGCTATCCCCAAAGTGATCCGGAGGACTGGAGGGGCCAACAgcctggagctggagagggaaAACTTTGAGAGAGGGCAGGTACGGAGTGCAGGGGTTCAGATTCATGGAATAACATTATTCTCCTGGAAGCGTGGGGTGGAGGTCCTTGGCTGAGAGCCGCTTTATGTGCTGGTGGGTGGATTGATAGTCATGTCAGGCTGTTTTCTTCTGTCAGCTCATAAAACTACAGCTAAGTAACAGACACTGTGTTGTTTGTATGTGGCTCATACTGAGTTTTTACATGGATGCGCATTATTATGGCTTACCGAGAGATGTCTGCGTGTGATCAGCAGATACAAATGAGTCCAGTGAACAACAATAGAGCTGTTCAGCTGTGGGTCAGTGGCCTTTGAGTCCAGATAATGGTGCTGTTTAGCCTATCTGCTGTACAAATCAGACAGGAGCTCCAGCTCCATGGAACTGCATCATGTGGGACAAGGCCTACGGtcaagtgatgatgatgatgaattgaTAAGAATCCTACATTAAATTAAGGAGATAGAGACCGAATGCttgttcagttttaatattAGGTCTTTATTTGCATTAACCCAGTGAGCATATGTATGTAGGCTGCTGTGGAGCCTGCTGCTTCCTGCCTGGTGGtcttccccctcccctcccctcccctctcctctcttcccagACCAGGCacaggggagggaaggggagagaaAGTAGGTCAGATAAATCCAGGCAACCAAACTGCCATGGTAGTAGTGCTACACGTTTCTCACATCCATAGTGAAGGCACGCTCAACATAGCCTGAATATGCACTGTGTACAACTCTGTGTCTGGATGGTCGCATTCAGTTTGCCCCCACCCTACTGACCCTGCATGCCTCCACTCCACCCAGGACAGTAATGGTATGGATTagaagacagagaggggggagagagacgGATGCATGGCTTTATGTGTTCCAAGCAAAGCCTGGTCACTAGGTCGCTGCCAGTCGTCTGAGATCACACCCTAGGGAAGTGTGTCAAGATAGCACATGCTGAAAGTAAAAAGAagtggtggattttttttttgtctcgctCTGGTGTTATGTGCCTACCTTATAAAAGATTTCCGCTATCATTTAAGATCATTTAAGCTAAGAGCTTTGCCGTTGACCAGCTTGCCTCTgtcattaagaaaaaaacattcaggcaAGATGGAGCATGTATGATCTCTTATTAGTGACTTCCAACGCGATTAGCCTGCAGCAAGACACACTCATCTGTTTTGTTGGTCATGCCAGCTGTGGCACTTTCTCCcctataaatgtgtttattttgaagaTGAAATCGCTGAATATGATATGTGGTTGATTTTTGATCCAGAGCTCTTGTGGGAGGTGCAGGAATcaatgaagctgctgtctgctttACAGGGGATCAGCGAGCGATAATCTCATCTGATCTGTTGTGCTCTAAAGCTGCCTAAATCTGCTGGGTGGTGGCTTTCACATCCTCTATGGAAAACCTGTTGCCTACCCACATATGTACCTGTCTTTCTTAGAATTTTAGATTTCCTGTAATCAAGCTAAATATAGTTGTAGCTTTTTATTTAGCCTAGTCCACTGACTATAATATAGTTGACAAAAATGCTAGGAACATGCATCGGTACAACACAACACTAGTAATACTATGAACTACggcctctgaaatgaaaacacaggtgAATCAATagttctctcttttattttatacaaatgCTGAATGCCACAACCTTTAGTGCAGCACTGTTGTATCAGAAtgcaagtgtacctaatgaactgccAAGAAAGTCTGGCTGTACAGTGGCAgctatatattattttcattactgGTTACTTGATGGTTGTTTTCTAAAATAGTGTACTCACTCAAACACGGTTTTCTGTTGATCATTATATCAGATGTAGAACTTCACCATAATCATTTACAATAGAGAAGTTCACTAGTGTAACTTCAGGGTATACTAAACACTGGTGTTTGCTTATGAATATGTTGACTTTCAGACCAGAGTTGTGTAAAAAGCACATTCTGAGCCTATCTCTCTGCCGAGTTGGGTAAACAACCACAGTTCGTTCAAAATCCTCTCTGTCATCGCGTCTGCGTTGGGTTATAAAAAGCCTGAACCAGGGCAGACCAGATAGTGCACAGCGCTTGCTTTTTAATGACATGTTTAGCCTCATAATAGCAGCTGACTCTTTAATTTAGAGTTAAAGGGGCAGATTTTCAATCTTTGCCGTATTCTCCTCAAGCGTCATTGCATGTTTTGGATTTATGTAAAATTATATTCTCAATAGCCATAAGACGTAAATAACAAGCTAGTACTGAAAGCTCTGCTTTTCACAGTCGTTATCTTCAGGCCATCAGCCATGCCCGTTTCTGTCAGCTCCTGTTCTCTGAACTGTCAGAGTCCACAAGTCTTTCTCATTTGAAAGCTGGTGTAGGTAGTAATCTCTGTACCGATAGGGACCATAATTGGTGCTTGTGGAAAACTTTTGGGGCACCAGTTCCTCAG
This sequence is a window from Mugil cephalus isolate CIBA_MC_2020 chromosome 9, CIBA_Mcephalus_1.1, whole genome shotgun sequence. Protein-coding genes within it:
- the bcl7bb gene encoding B-cell CLL/lymphoma 7 protein family member B-B translates to MNHNTIKMSGRSGRAETRSRAKDDIKKVLAAIEKVRKWEKKWVTVGDTSLRIFKWVPVTETKQIYRTKSTGGDVRGLKDVVLENTNSLLDFTDENSNQSFLSDVYQPKMDNSSSTSSSQQVSPPHTSSLRTEDSQPPMLGQESVDEPVHSGQEAADEPPTLIKEDLLSSGSVRRSTPDTQEELDESGAPPLKKICTGENAVLR